Proteins from one Rosa chinensis cultivar Old Blush chromosome 7, RchiOBHm-V2, whole genome shotgun sequence genomic window:
- the LOC112177489 gene encoding short-chain dehydrogenase/reductase 2b encodes MAETTINFGSKKIAVVTGANKGIGLEISKQLASKGVGVVLTARDAKRGTEAAESLKASGFSDVVFHQLDVTAPTSIASLANFLKTQFRKLDILVNNAGVLGSVFLADDIAGPDNVKQNTVQTYETAADCLKTNYYGIKQLTEALVPLLQKSEAPKIVNVSSTLGQLRLISNEKAKKELGDADNLTEEKVDKLVEEFLEDVKHDSIESKGWPLDISAYIVSKAALNAYTRVVAKKYPHIAINAVSPGYTKTDLNNNTGILTVEEAALGPVKLALIAETGISGLFFDRTEDSTFD; translated from the exons ATGGCGGAAACTACCATCAATTTTGGGTCAAAGAa GATTGCAGTTGTTACTGGAGCCAACAAAGGGATTGGACTTGAGATTAGTAAGCAATTAGCTTCTAAAGGAGTTGGGGTGGTATTAACAGCAAGAGATGCGAAGAGAGGAACAGAAGCAGCTGAAAGCCTAAAGGCTTCTGGTTTCTCCGATGTGGTCTTCCATCAGCTAGATGTAACTGCCCCAACTAGCATTGCTTCTTTGGCAAACTTTCTCAAAACGCAATTCAGAAAGCTTGACATATTG GTTAACAATGCAGGAGTCCTTGGATCTGTATTCCTCGCAGACGACATAGCTGGGCCTGACAAT GTTAAACAAAATACAGTGCAAACTTACGAGACAGCGGCGGATTGTTTGAAAACAAACTATTATGGAATCAAGCAACTCACAGAAGCACTTGTTCCACTACTTCAAAAATCAGAAGCTCCAAAGATAGTCAATGTCTCTTCCACACTGGGACAGCTAAGA CTTATTTCAAATGAGAAAGCAAAGAAGGAGCTAGGAGATGCGGATAACCTCACCGAGGAGAAAGTGGACAAGCTAGTTGAGGAATTTCTAGAGGATGTGAAGCATGATTCGATAGAATCCAAAGGATGGCCTTTAGATATATCTGCCTACATTGTATCGAAAGCAGCTCTTAATGCTTATACAAGAGTCGTGGCAAAGAAGTATCCCCACATTGCTATTAACGCAGTTAGTCCAGGTTATACCAAAACAGATCTCAACAATAATACTGGGATTCTCACAGTTGAAGAAGCTGCACTTGGTCCTGTGAAGCTAGCTTTGATAGCCGAAACTGGAATTTCAGGCCTCTTCTTTGACCGGACTGAAGACTCAACCTTTGATTGA
- the LOC112178570 gene encoding salutaridine reductase, whose amino-acid sequence MAETTIDSQSKRICVVTGANKGIGFEICRQLASNGILVVLTARDVKSGQEAVEKLKLSGLTDVIFHQLDVTDATSIASLADFIESQFGKLDILVNNAGVNGITVIGGNAKNITFDYEHMFGSKAGDLKKHLEQTYERAEKCLKTNYYGIKQMSKATIRLLQKSGSPKMVNVSSIGGQLKRVTHQKARDELGDVQGLTEEKVDKVVEEFLKDAKENLVEANDWPINFSAYVVSKAAMNAYTRVLAKSHPEIAINAVSPGYTSTDMTFNVGGHSVEEGAKGPVKLALSPEGGPSSLYFDQLEVSSF is encoded by the exons ATGGCCGAAACAACCATCGATTCTCAGTCAAAGAG AATTTGTGTTGTCACCGGGGCCAACAAAGGGATTGGATTTGAGATATGCAGGCAACTAGCTTCTAATGGGATCCTGGTAGTATTAACTGCAAGAGATGTGAAGAGCGGACAAGAAGCTGTCGAAAAGCTCAAGCTTTCTGGCTTGACTGATGTAATTTTTCATCAACTAGATGTAACCGATGCAACTAGCATTGCTTCTTTAGCAGATTTCATCGAATCCCAGTTCGGGAAGCTTGACATATTG GTCAACAATGCAGGAGTTAACGGAATCACAGTGATCGGAGGGAATGCAAAGAACATAacttttgattatgagcat ATGTTTGGTTCAAAAGCTGGAGACTTGAAAAAGCATCTAGAGCAAACATACGAAAGGGCAGAGAAATGTCTGAAAACGAACTACTATGGAATCAAGCAAATGAGCAAAGCAACTATTCGACTTCTGCAAAAATCTGGTTCACCTAAAATGGTCAATGTCTCTTCCATCGGAGGACAGTTAAAG CGTGTTACGCATCAGAAAGCAAGGGATGAACTAGGAGATGTTCAAGGCCTCACCGAAGAGAAAGTGGACAAGGTTGTTGAGGAGTTTCTGAAGGATGCGAAAGAGAATTTGGTTGAAGCTAATGACTGGCCTATAAACTTCTCTGCTTACGTAGTGTCCAAGGCAGCCATGAATGCTTACACCAGAGTTCTGGCAAAGAGCCACCCCGAAATTGCAATCAATGCAGTTAGTCCTGGCTACACTAGCACTGACATGACCTTCAACGTTGGCGGGCACTCTGTTGAAGAAGGTGCAAAGGGTCCTGTTAAGCTGGCCTTGAGTCCTGAAGGTGGACCTTCTAGCCTCTATTTTGACCAGCTTGAAGTCTCATCGTTTTGA
- the LOC121050613 gene encoding RHOMBOID-like protein 12, mitochondrial: MVLGLVVANVAIFPLWRIADPIFMYKNFTISLNNFTSGRLHTLITSTFSHVDIGHIISNMIGLYFFGINVSSASSFGPEFLLKLYLAGAIGGSIFYLVHHTFLAASLKVP, from the exons ATGGTTTTGGGATTGGTTGTAGCTAATGTTGCTATTTTTCCTTTATGGAGGATAGCAGACCCTATATTCATGTACAAGAATTTTACT ATCTCATTAAACAATTTTACAAGTGGACGTCTTCACACATTGATAACTTCTACATTTAGTCATGTTGATATTGGGCATATCATTTCTAACATGATTGGACTGTATTTTTTTGGGATCAATGTAAGCTCAGCTTCCTC TTTTGGGCCTGAGTTTTTGCTGAAGTTGTATCTAGCTGGAGCTATTGGTGGCTCAATCTTTTACTTGGTGCACCATACCTTCCTTGCTGCATCATTGAAGGTACCATGA
- the LOC112177490 gene encoding protein disulfide-isomerase-like, whose amino-acid sequence MLADCVLDCENGSSVKEEFNVEALEKFLEESSSAVVTEFNNDPDNHPFVIKFFNGPNDKAMLFLNFSSDVADAFKSKYREEAEKYKGEGISFLVGDLEASQGAFQYFGLTEDQVPLIIIQTNDRQKFLKPHLEPDHISVRVKEYKDGKVSPYKKSEPILEKNDDPVKVVVAESLQDIIFKSGKNVLL is encoded by the exons ATGTTAGCTGATTGTGTTTTGGATTGTGAGAATGGCTCTAGTGTGAAGGAA GAATTCAATGTAGAGGCTCTAGAGAAGTTCCTTGAAGAATCTAGCTCGGCAGTTGTTACAGAATTCAACAATGACCCAGACAACCACCCTTTTGTTATCAAGTTCTTCAATGGTCCAAATGATAAGGCTATGTTGTTTCTGAACTTCAGCAGTGATGTTGCTGATGCTTTTAAATCAAAGTATCGTGAAGAAGCTGAGAAATACAAAGGAGAGGGCATAAGTTTTTTAGTTGGAGATCTAGAGGCTAGTCAAGGTGCCTTCCAGTACTTTGGACTTACAGAAGACCAAGTGCCTCTCATCATCATACAGACCAATGACAGACAAAAGTTTTTGAAACCACATTTGGAGCCAGATCATATTTCAGTTAGGGTGAAGGAATACAAGGATGGGAAAGTATCACCATACAAAAAGTCTGAACCCATCCTTGAGAAGAACGATGACCCTGTTAAAGTTGTAGTCGCTGAGAGCCTCCAGGACATTATTTTCAAGTCTGGGAAAAATGTGCTACTCTAG